A single genomic interval of Christensenellaceae bacterium 44-20 harbors:
- a CDS encoding ABC transporter ATP-binding protein has translation MLKVENLSVSYGVIGAVKGVSFEVGQGEIVALIGANGAGKTTILQTITGLIQPRGGSIRFDGADLLKTPAHKIVSLGMAHVPEGRRIFQELTVLENLRLGAFTRKDKKEIADSLEMVYSRFPRLKERRTQIAGTLSGGEQQMLAMGRALMSRPKIILMDEPSMGLSPLLVSEVFDIIREINAAGTTVLVVEQNARKVLSIADRAYVLETGKIVLEGNAKDLLSDDSVKKAYLGE, from the coding sequence ATGCTGAAAGTAGAAAACTTAAGTGTATCCTATGGCGTCATCGGCGCGGTGAAAGGCGTCTCCTTCGAGGTCGGGCAGGGGGAGATCGTGGCGCTGATTGGCGCAAACGGCGCCGGCAAGACGACGATTTTGCAGACCATCACCGGGCTCATCCAGCCGAGGGGCGGCAGCATCCGCTTCGACGGCGCAGATTTGCTCAAAACTCCCGCGCATAAGATCGTCTCGCTGGGCATGGCGCATGTGCCCGAGGGGCGGCGGATTTTCCAGGAGCTGACCGTGCTGGAAAACCTGCGGCTGGGCGCGTTTACCCGCAAGGATAAGAAGGAGATCGCTGATTCGCTGGAAATGGTCTATTCCCGCTTCCCGCGGCTCAAAGAGCGCCGCACGCAGATCGCCGGGACGCTCTCGGGCGGCGAGCAGCAGATGCTGGCCATGGGCCGGGCGCTCATGTCCCGCCCCAAAATCATCCTGATGGATGAGCCTTCCATGGGGCTTTCGCCCCTGCTGGTCAGCGAAGTGTTCGATATCATCCGGGAGATCAACGCCGCCGGGACGACGGTGCTGGTCGTCGAGCAGAACGCGAGGAAAGTTCTTTCCATCGCAGACCGGGCGTATGTTTTAGAGACGGGAAAGATTGTGCTGGAGGGAAATGCAAAAGATTTGCTGAGCGACGATTCGGTGAAAAAAGCATATCTGGGCGAATAG
- a CDS encoding transporter substrate-binding domain-containing protein, with amino-acid sequence MTRRILICVLALMLALSLGACAKQQEPAPEGSASAEEGSREPLRVGMECDYAPFNWTQAQASDTAVPIEGGGYADGYDVQIAKIIAEKMGRDLVIVKTEWDGLTLSVQSGKIDAIIAGMSPTAERKASIDFSDPYYTSDLVVVVKKDGAYANAASLADFGGAKITAQLNTFHYTVIDQIEGVDKQQALDTFPAMIVALQSGKIDGYISERPGAISAAEANPDLTFVEFGEGQGFEASEEDVAIAVGLKQGSELADEINTILEGISKEQRQEMMDAAVARQPVAE; translated from the coding sequence ATGACAAGAAGAATTCTCATCTGTGTTTTGGCGCTCATGCTGGCGCTGAGCCTGGGCGCCTGCGCAAAGCAGCAGGAACCCGCCCCGGAAGGCTCCGCTTCGGCGGAAGAAGGCAGCAGAGAGCCGCTGCGCGTGGGCATGGAGTGCGATTATGCGCCCTTTAACTGGACGCAGGCGCAGGCGAGCGATACGGCTGTTCCCATCGAGGGCGGCGGCTATGCGGATGGCTACGACGTTCAGATCGCCAAGATCATCGCAGAGAAGATGGGCCGCGATCTGGTCATCGTCAAAACCGAGTGGGATGGCCTGACGCTCTCGGTGCAGTCCGGCAAAATTGACGCCATCATCGCGGGCATGAGCCCGACGGCAGAGCGCAAGGCCAGCATCGATTTCTCTGACCCCTACTACACCAGCGACCTGGTCGTCGTCGTGAAGAAGGACGGCGCGTATGCAAACGCCGCTTCCCTGGCAGATTTTGGCGGCGCGAAGATCACCGCGCAGCTCAATACCTTCCACTATACCGTCATCGACCAGATCGAGGGCGTGGACAAACAGCAGGCGCTGGATACCTTCCCGGCCATGATCGTCGCGCTGCAGTCCGGCAAAATCGACGGCTATATCTCCGAGCGCCCGGGGGCTATCTCTGCGGCAGAGGCCAACCCGGATCTGACGTTCGTCGAATTCGGCGAGGGCCAGGGCTTCGAGGCTTCGGAAGAGGATGTGGCCATCGCAGTCGGCCTCAAGCAGGGCAGCGAGCTGGCGGATGAGATCAATACCATCCTGGAGGGCATTTCCAAAGAACAGCGCCAGGAGATGATGGACGCCGCAGTGGCGCGCCAGCCCGTGGCAGAGTAA
- a CDS encoding alpha/beta hydrolase family protein, which produces MALIHCNFFSEALRSNTDINVIIPTPHPVETPLNPGNYFHKGAKYQVLYLLHGTYGDYTDWQRLSSIEKYAQFAKLMVVMPSGANAFYQDMANGPQYFTFMTEELPAFIQTLFPASDKREDTFIGGLSMGAGGALNLGIRRPDLYGKVIALSGGMDFLSAMDTSKPEAYDAPWPWKAIFEAPYDGKGSGLDDLPILKKQIADGVELPKFFLAVGTEDFIYEHARKTKAIMEELGLDLTYEEGPGIHDWDFWDEYIQHAIKWLELKGTTV; this is translated from the coding sequence ATGGCGCTCATTCACTGCAACTTTTTTTCCGAGGCGCTGCGCAGCAATACGGATATCAATGTGATCATCCCGACGCCGCACCCGGTGGAAACGCCGCTCAACCCGGGGAACTATTTCCATAAAGGCGCGAAATACCAGGTGCTCTATCTGCTGCACGGCACATACGGCGACTATACAGACTGGCAGCGGCTCTCGTCCATCGAGAAATACGCCCAGTTTGCCAAGCTGATGGTGGTCATGCCGTCCGGCGCGAATGCGTTTTATCAGGATATGGCCAACGGCCCCCAGTATTTCACGTTTATGACAGAGGAACTGCCCGCCTTTATCCAGACGCTCTTCCCCGCCAGCGATAAGCGGGAGGATACGTTCATCGGCGGCCTTTCCATGGGCGCGGGCGGCGCGCTCAACCTAGGCATCCGCCGGCCGGATCTGTATGGCAAAGTCATCGCGCTTTCGGGCGGCATGGATTTCCTTTCGGCCATGGATACGAGCAAACCCGAGGCTTACGACGCGCCCTGGCCCTGGAAAGCGATCTTTGAAGCGCCCTACGACGGCAAGGGCAGCGGGCTGGACGACCTGCCCATCCTCAAAAAGCAGATTGCGGATGGCGTGGAGCTTCCGAAGTTCTTCCTGGCCGTGGGCACGGAAGATTTCATTTATGAGCACGCGCGCAAAACCAAGGCCATCATGGAAGAGCTTGGGCTGGACCTGACGTATGAAGAGGGCCCGGGCATCCACGACTGGGATTTCTGGGATGAATATATCCAGCACGCCATCAAATGGCTGGAGCTTAAGGGGACGACAGTCTAA
- a CDS encoding cytidylate kinase-like family protein, whose translation MSKNYVITIARGFGSGGKTIGQMLAGELGIEYYDRDILRMASEESGIYEGLFGMLEEKGKRRRLLRKDGEYRHEKPNTRPESSEFVSDDNLFKFQAQIIKGLAGREENCIMVGRCADYILEGRENLVRLFIYAEREACIKNVMEMYAWSRKDAERIIEKTDKNRRTYYRYYTGRDWEDASNYDLCINTSRLGYERSVRVIRDYLRTLGLEK comes from the coding sequence ATGAGCAAAAACTACGTTATCACGATTGCCAGAGGCTTTGGCAGCGGCGGAAAGACCATCGGCCAGATGCTGGCCGGGGAGCTGGGCATCGAGTATTACGACAGGGATATTTTGCGCATGGCCTCGGAAGAGAGCGGCATCTATGAAGGCCTGTTCGGCATGCTGGAAGAGAAGGGCAAGCGCAGAAGGCTGCTGCGCAAAGACGGCGAATACCGCCATGAAAAGCCCAATACCCGCCCGGAGAGCAGTGAATTCGTCTCGGACGACAACCTCTTCAAATTCCAGGCGCAGATCATCAAAGGCCTGGCCGGGCGGGAGGAGAACTGCATCATGGTGGGCCGCTGTGCCGATTATATTTTGGAAGGCCGGGAAAACCTCGTGCGGCTGTTCATCTATGCGGAGCGGGAAGCCTGCATCAAAAACGTCATGGAGATGTATGCCTGGAGCAGAAAAGACGCCGAGCGCATCATCGAAAAGACGGATAAAAACCGCAGAACCTACTACCGCTACTACACCGGCCGGGATTGGGAGGATGCCAGCAACTACGATCTCTGCATCAATACCAGCCGGCTGGGATATGAGCGAAGTGTGCGTGTCATCCGGGATTACCTCAGAACGCTTGGGCTTGAGAAATAG